The Bradyrhizobium sp. LLZ17 genomic sequence TTGGTCAGCGGATCGGTCATGGCAATCTTGGCCGACGTGTTGCCCCCGCCAAAATTCGTAATGCGAAGATCGCTGCCGAGCAGATTGGAGCGGTAGAGCAACAGGCCCGGTTCATCGAGGCCCGCCGCGTAGGCGTCGTCCCAAAGATCGGGAAGCGGCTCAGCCGCGGCCTTGGTCATCTATCTCGCCTCCAACGCGATGCAGTTTTGGCGGACCATAGGATCGCAGACGATCAGGGTCAATCAAGACATGAGCGATTTTGCGTTCTGGATGATTGGTGCAGCGCGAAACTGGCGGAACTTGAGTGTTTCGCGTTGACCGATCGAAAGGTTCATGACTAGTTATGAATGCTCGGGAGGAACAGCACCGTGCACGAACGCGAGCGCTGGCAGGTCATCAAGGCGATGCTGAAACAGCATCAACTCGTTCGCATCGCTGACGCTTGCCGGGCCACCGGCGCTTCGGAAGCCTCGGTGCGGCGCGATTTTTCGCGGCTGGCCGAGATGGGTTCAGCGATTCGCGTGCACGGTGGATTAGAGGCCATTCCTGGCTCGCAATTGGCTCCGGGCGACGCCCCCGCGCTGGCGACCCGCTCCTTTGAAATCAGCAAGACCCTCAACATCGCCGCCAAGCGGGCGATCGCGCGCGCCGCTGTCGCGCTATGCAGCGATGGTGACGCAATTATTATCAATGGTGGAACGACGACATTCGAGATGGGCGAATTCCTGCGCGATCGCCGCCTCAAGGTCCTGACCAATTCCTATCCGCTTGCCGAGACGTTGATCCGCGATTCGAACTGTCGCGTCGCGCTGCCGGGGGGCGAGGTTTATCGCGACCAGAAACTGATCGTCTCGCCTTTCGAGGAGGACGCGATCCAGCACTATTCGGCCTCGCGCATGTTCATGAGCGCCATTTCGATCGGTCCGCTCGGCGTGATCGAGGGCGATCCGCTGATCGCCCGCGCCGAAACCAAGCTGCTCAAGCGTGCCGAGAAATTGGTGGTCATGGTTGACAGTTCAAAATTTATCCAGCGCGGCAGTCTGGTGGTTTGCCCACTGTGTCGTATTTCGACGTTGATCACCGACGCCGACGCGCCGAAGGAAGCGATCGATATGCTGGGCGATGCGGGCGTCGAGGTCATCATCACAACCGAGCGTTCCGACGAGGTCGTGGCGGCATGAGTGGGGTCCCCAACGCTCCCGCGCGTCAGGACCAGGCGGTCCCGCTGCTGGCGGTGGTCGGCATCGAGAAATCATTCCCCGGAGTTCGCGCGCTTTCGAACATCTCGTTCGAGGTCGCGCCCGGCGAAGTGCATGCGCTGCTTGGCGAGAACGGCGCCGGCAAATCCACGCTGATCAAGATCATCTCCGGGGTCTATCAAGCCGATGAGGGCTCCATTTTTGTCGATGGAAGGCCGGTTCGTTACGAGCGTCCAGACGACGCTCGGCGCGCGGGGATTGCCACGATCTACCAGGAACTGCTGCTGTTTCCGGATTTGACGGTTGCCGAGAATATTTTCATGGGCCACGCGCCGCGCCGGGGCGCCGGTCGTCTCGACTGGAAGGCAATGACCGCGAAGACGGAGGCGCTGCTTGCTTCGCTCGAGATCGGCGATCTGGCCCCGGGCGCTATCGTCGGCACGCTCAGCGTCGGCAACCGGCAGCGTGTTGAGATCTTGCGCGCACTGTCGCAGGATGCGCGGTTGCTGATCATGGATGAACCGACTGCTGCGCTCACCGAATATGATGTGACGCGGCTGTTCGACATCGTGCGGCGGCTCAAATCGCGCGGTGTCGGCATCATCTATATCAGCCACCGCATGGAGGAAATCTTTCGGCTTGCTGACCGGGTCACCGTATTGCGCGACGGCCTGCAGGTGGGCAGCAGGCGCGTCGCGGAGATATCATCCGCAGAGCTAGTTCAGATGATGGTCGGACGCACGATCGAAAGCCTGTTCCCGAAGGTCGCAGCGGCGGTCGGCGCGCCGGTACTGGAAGTGCACGATCTGGTGCGGAGGCCGATGACCAAAGGCGTCAGCCTGACGGTGCGTGCCGGCGAGATCGTCGGACTGGCCGGCCTGATCGGTTCCGGGCGCAGCGAATTGGCGCAGACCATCTTCGGCATTACGCCCGCCGAATCCGGCGAGATTCTTCTGGCGGGCGAGGCAGCGGAGATCCGCTCGCCCGGTCGCGCGCGCGCGCTCGGCGTCGCCTATGTGCCGGAGGACCGCGGCACCCAGGGCCTGGTTCGAGCGATGAATATACGCGAGAATTTTTCGCTGGCTTGCCTGGCCAAAGTGGCGCGCGTCGGCTTCATTGATCGTGCAGCCGAGACGCGATTGGCGAAGGCAGGTATCTCGCGCTTCGGTGTCAGGGCGAGTTCGCTCGATCAGGTGGTCGGCCGATTGTCGGGTGGCAACCAGCAGAAGATCGTTCTAGGAAAATGGCTCGCCAATCAGCCGAGACTGCTTATTCTCGATGAACCGACCCGCGGCATCGACGTCGGCGCCAAGGCTGAAATCCACCGGCTGATGAGCGAGCTCGCCGGGCAAGGGCTGGCCATCCTGATGATATCAAGTGAATTGCCCGAAGTGCTCGGCATGAGCGACCGCGTCCTCGTGATGCGGGAGGGACGACTGGTTGCCGAGTTTTCGCGCGAGCAAGCCACGCCCGAAGCGGTGGGGGCGGCGATGATGGACAGCCACGGCGCGGACACCGGGAGGGCGGCATGAGCACTTTGGCCATGTCGCGTTCTCGGACGGGGGAGGGCGGCGCGCTCGGTATGTTCGCATCGCAGGAGGCATTGCTCGCTTTCGCCATCGTCGGCGTTGCGATCCTCGTCGGCCTCGACAATTCACGTTTTCTGGCCGCCCGCAACCTTGCCGACATCGTGCTTGGCAACGCGTATATCGCGGTGGCGGCGATCGGCATGTCAATGGTGATCGTGTCGGGCAACATCGACATTTCGATCGGCTCTTTGATTGGTGTGCTCGCGACCGTCAGCGGATCGTTGGCGGTCGCGGGCCTGCCGGTCGTCGTGGTATGGCTCGTTCCGCTCGCGGTGGGTATCCTCGTCATGATGCTGCAGGGCGTGGTCATCGCCTATCTGCGCATTCCGTCGATCGTCGTCACGCTCGGAATGTTGTCGATCCTCAAGGGCGGCCTGATCAGCGTCACCGGCGGCCGATGGATTACCGATCTACCGGAAAGCTTTCACCTCGCCGATATCGAACTGTTCGGGTTCCTGCCGATGCCGGTGCTCATCATGGCGACAGCCACGATTTTGGCTGCGCTCTGGATGCGCTATTCGGTGAGGGGCGTGCCATATACGCGACCGGCGGCAATGCGGAAGCCGCCCGGCTTTGTGGCGTCTCGCCCCGGCGCACCGTGGTCATGGTGTTTGCGCTGCATGGCCTGTTTGCCGGAATCGCGGCGCTGCTGTTTGCGACCCAGCTCAAAGTCATTCAGTCCACGGTGCCGCCCAATCTGGAATTGACGGTCATCACCGCCGCGGTGGTCGGCGGCGTCAGTATTCTCGGCGGCGTGGGCACCGTGGTTGGATCAACGCTGGCTGCGATCCTGATCGCCGAGATCGCCAGCGCGCTCGTTTTCATCAACGTGTCGCCGTACTGGATTCACGCCGTACAGGGCGCGTTGATTCTGGTGACGGTCGTCGCCGACATCCTGCGGCGTCGGCGCCGTCAGGCGGGAGGATAAGTCACATGGCCGTGCTCGCGCCCGATATGTGTCGTGCAGCGCCGCGCTGGTTCGTTCGCCACGAGACGCTGCTGGCGGCCATCCTCGTCATCGCGCTGGCAATTCTCGGGCTGTTCAGCGAGCCCTTTCTGACGGTGGACAATCTCTTGAATCAGGGACGCCTGATGACCGAAGTCGGTCTGCTCGCGTTGCCGATGACGTTCATCATCATCACCGGCGGCATCGATCTGTCGGTTGGCTCGATCGTTGGTCTATGTGCGATCATGCTCGGCTACTCCTGGAAAAACCTCGGCTTTCCGCTGCCACTGGCGATCGTGTTTGCGATTGGTGTCGGAGGTGTCGCCGGCTTCATCAACGGCTTGCTGATTACGCGTGTGCGGGTACCACCGCTGATCATGACCATAGCTACCCTGGCGCTGTATCGCGGACTTGCGGAAGGTATCAGCCAGGCTCGTTCGGTACGCAATTATCCCGAATGGTTTTTCTTCACCGGGCAGGGCGAATTGTTCGGGGTGCCGACGCAATTGTGGATTCTGCTCGCGGGGATCATCGTGGCGGGTATAGCCCTCGATCGGACCACATTCGGCCGCACGCTCTACGCGATCGGCAACAACGAGACCGCCGCCCGCTTTTCAGGCCTGCCCGTCGATCGGACCAAGCTCCTGGTCTACACGCTGTCAGGACTTGCCGCCGGCGTGTCGGCGTGGGTGCTGGTCTCGCGCGTGACCACCACCCGCTCCGACATGGGAACCGGCTACGAGCTCGATGTAATCGCCGCCGTCGTTCTCGGCGGCACGAGCATTTTTGGTGGCGCCGGAACGATCTGGGGCACCATCGTTGGTCTGGTCATGATCCAGCTCTTGAAGAATGGGCTGGCCCTGACCGGTGTCAAAGGTGATGCCACGATCATCGTCATCGGCGCGGTCCTGATCGCGTCGACGCTGATTGCAAGTTCTCTCCACGGACGTCGCGAGGTGGCGGGCTGATGGAGTGATAAGCCGCAAAGCGGCGTTTGAGGGAGGACGTAACAATGAAGCATCAGGCGATGACGACGGCTGCGCTCGTAGTTTTGAGCGTGGCGATGGCGGGCGGCTCCGCGCTGGCGGCCGATAAGTGGGATGGCGGCGATGATCTTCCGACCAGTCCGCTGGCGTGCGATGCCGGTCCGGCCGCGGCGGCGGCCGCCAAGCCTTACGATGGTGGTCAACCGACCAACGCGCCCGATAAAGCAGGCAAGCCGGTCACGCTGGTGGACGTGCCGAAGCTGATCGGCATCGGCTATTTCAACGCCACCTCCAAGGGCATGCAGGACGCGGCCAAGGAGCTCGGTAACGTCAAGGTGACGACGGACGGGCCGACCGAGGCCAAAATCGACGAGCAGATCAAGTTCATCGACAATCACATCACTGGGGGCGCGGACGGCATCCTGTTCGCAGCGAACGATCCGGTGGCGATCGC encodes the following:
- a CDS encoding DeoR/GlpR family DNA-binding transcription regulator encodes the protein MHERERWQVIKAMLKQHQLVRIADACRATGASEASVRRDFSRLAEMGSAIRVHGGLEAIPGSQLAPGDAPALATRSFEISKTLNIAAKRAIARAAVALCSDGDAIIINGGTTTFEMGEFLRDRRLKVLTNSYPLAETLIRDSNCRVALPGGEVYRDQKLIVSPFEEDAIQHYSASRMFMSAISIGPLGVIEGDPLIARAETKLLKRAEKLVVMVDSSKFIQRGSLVVCPLCRISTLITDADAPKEAIDMLGDAGVEVIITTERSDEVVAA
- a CDS encoding sugar ABC transporter ATP-binding protein — encoded protein: MSGVPNAPARQDQAVPLLAVVGIEKSFPGVRALSNISFEVAPGEVHALLGENGAGKSTLIKIISGVYQADEGSIFVDGRPVRYERPDDARRAGIATIYQELLLFPDLTVAENIFMGHAPRRGAGRLDWKAMTAKTEALLASLEIGDLAPGAIVGTLSVGNRQRVEILRALSQDARLLIMDEPTAALTEYDVTRLFDIVRRLKSRGVGIIYISHRMEEIFRLADRVTVLRDGLQVGSRRVAEISSAELVQMMVGRTIESLFPKVAAAVGAPVLEVHDLVRRPMTKGVSLTVRAGEIVGLAGLIGSGRSELAQTIFGITPAESGEILLAGEAAEIRSPGRARALGVAYVPEDRGTQGLVRAMNIRENFSLACLAKVARVGFIDRAAETRLAKAGISRFGVRASSLDQVVGRLSGGNQQKIVLGKWLANQPRLLILDEPTRGIDVGAKAEIHRLMSELAGQGLAILMISSELPEVLGMSDRVLVMREGRLVAEFSREQATPEAVGAAMMDSHGADTGRAA
- a CDS encoding ABC transporter permease, whose protein sequence is MDYRSTGKLSPRRYRTVRVPADAGAHHGDSHDFGCALDALFGEGRAIYATGGNAEAARLCGVSPRRTVVMVFALHGLFAGIAALLFATQLKVIQSTVPPNLELTVITAAVVGGVSILGGVGTVVGSTLAAILIAEIASALVFINVSPYWIHAVQGALILVTVVADILRRRRRQAGG
- a CDS encoding ABC transporter permease, encoding MAVLAPDMCRAAPRWFVRHETLLAAILVIALAILGLFSEPFLTVDNLLNQGRLMTEVGLLALPMTFIIITGGIDLSVGSIVGLCAIMLGYSWKNLGFPLPLAIVFAIGVGGVAGFINGLLITRVRVPPLIMTIATLALYRGLAEGISQARSVRNYPEWFFFTGQGELFGVPTQLWILLAGIIVAGIALDRTTFGRTLYAIGNNETAARFSGLPVDRTKLLVYTLSGLAAGVSAWVLVSRVTTTRSDMGTGYELDVIAAVVLGGTSIFGGAGTIWGTIVGLVMIQLLKNGLALTGVKGDATIIVIGAVLIASTLIASSLHGRREVAG